From Pandoraea norimbergensis, the proteins below share one genomic window:
- a CDS encoding pentapeptide repeat-containing protein, giving the protein MVLFSNASAPTQRYPSVRPSECMPAEGAVSYHDLEQRSAAPPEALRRLILCADKDERRTIGQQVAWLVHVLGPDAGTSTRHAASDRSDRHAEPALTGRASQAALPFDEQALARAWRLRFAHLSPDGNVTGALRALKQWCCESQAQAQASTHAAAATAATRPTQWHWVALADADGFDVSRCRHTPVREWPAAVMGVALTMTDLRNANLPDLSVPMADLRGVQAAGAQLSHGCFDGVQWGGASLNGATLDRTRNVGADFEGADLREATFRAADLSGARLSKVRAQGADFRFAALTGADFSDAGCDAVAFAHNRLDDASLQRTQLRRASFYDCHATGIRLTGASAAKSQWDEVTMARGCVAGADLRRAAFRHCELTRLNAREAKLDGVLFFACDLRDAHFGGASLNDLRVGPGCQLGGTQWQGARIRLDADWLRALSPGALDEVVQSWMTLPFDQPALRADVFGQVLRALAGRSGVMPSWIGEASPSVPSLARLRIDVQHSEWLGRLLAAEPALGGVGELDGFAHLRAQWLTRAIDDLTATPLNRVHAAWVLPALLQALLAHCLTHPPEAVWPFAGAVCQTLYWAQAGVGGVADAETQALRKAWHDALPAHLHSALSVDGTDAFGPKSFVLISADGRVGMRVPQQLLAVGLEGDARDGEPAAQTASTVSNTAHATASEPVVRGASTGWQWLGVRVATCENGADGVADMGNVDGPYAPGDMSQLHTLIRDFGCFRDIWPTERTLSAFVRLLGRWLGDAGGDAANAILHSDTVPGAPLPSVALSTSDRVDALVGNAARPDSERLRPLAHLDIDDVFRAVTLTPPQTEVAGTSSRQAIQATQRTRLLAVAAGLTWLAVQPECQATRHAGAHEPPESARLAKKMPEQTADLLKHYALAAFNDAMSHERVWRELPQSWGLRANLADPACDVETLAGALAGWLASPAIQGTAGLSGLLAQTLPWFWLARLPLTPADTAALLATSQSANTTGMTPISPDNAL; this is encoded by the coding sequence ATGGTCCTGTTCTCAAACGCATCAGCCCCCACTCAGCGTTACCCGAGTGTCCGCCCGTCCGAGTGCATGCCGGCAGAGGGCGCGGTGTCCTACCACGATCTTGAGCAACGAAGCGCAGCGCCTCCGGAAGCGTTACGGCGGTTAATTCTGTGCGCAGACAAAGACGAGCGCCGCACGATTGGGCAACAGGTGGCGTGGCTGGTCCATGTGCTTGGCCCGGACGCCGGGACATCGACGCGGCACGCTGCTTCGGATCGCTCGGATCGACACGCCGAACCCGCTTTGACGGGCCGGGCATCGCAGGCCGCCTTGCCATTTGACGAGCAGGCGTTGGCGCGCGCATGGCGTTTGCGCTTCGCCCATTTGTCACCTGACGGCAACGTTACCGGTGCGCTGCGTGCACTGAAGCAGTGGTGTTGCGAGTCTCAGGCTCAGGCGCAGGCATCGACTCACGCCGCCGCTGCGACGGCGGCAACCCGGCCAACGCAGTGGCACTGGGTGGCCCTGGCAGACGCCGACGGATTCGACGTGTCGCGTTGCCGTCACACGCCGGTGCGCGAATGGCCGGCTGCGGTGATGGGCGTTGCGCTGACGATGACCGACCTGCGCAACGCCAACTTGCCCGACCTCTCGGTGCCGATGGCTGACTTGCGCGGCGTGCAGGCCGCCGGGGCGCAGCTGAGTCATGGTTGCTTCGACGGCGTGCAGTGGGGTGGCGCATCGCTTAACGGCGCAACGCTCGACCGTACGCGCAACGTCGGTGCCGATTTCGAAGGGGCTGATTTACGCGAGGCCACTTTTCGGGCAGCAGACCTCAGTGGTGCGCGACTGTCGAAGGTCCGTGCACAAGGCGCCGATTTCCGCTTCGCGGCATTGACGGGGGCGGACTTCAGCGACGCCGGATGCGATGCAGTAGCGTTCGCACACAACCGGCTCGACGATGCGTCGTTGCAGCGCACCCAGTTGCGGCGCGCGAGTTTTTACGACTGCCATGCCACCGGCATACGCTTGACGGGCGCGAGCGCGGCGAAGTCTCAATGGGACGAAGTGACGATGGCGAGGGGCTGCGTGGCGGGGGCAGATTTGCGCCGCGCGGCGTTCCGGCACTGCGAACTCACTCGCTTGAATGCGCGGGAGGCGAAGCTCGATGGCGTGTTGTTTTTCGCGTGTGATTTGCGAGACGCGCATTTCGGCGGTGCAAGCCTGAACGATCTGCGCGTCGGCCCCGGTTGCCAGTTGGGTGGCACGCAGTGGCAAGGGGCGCGCATACGGCTCGACGCCGATTGGTTGCGCGCGCTCTCACCCGGGGCGCTCGACGAGGTTGTGCAGTCGTGGATGACGTTGCCGTTCGACCAGCCAGCGCTGCGTGCCGATGTCTTCGGGCAGGTGTTGCGTGCGCTGGCGGGTCGCTCGGGCGTCATGCCGTCATGGATCGGTGAGGCCTCACCGTCAGTGCCGTCGTTGGCGCGTCTGCGCATCGATGTGCAACACAGTGAATGGTTGGGTCGGCTGCTGGCCGCAGAGCCTGCACTCGGCGGTGTGGGCGAGCTCGATGGTTTTGCGCACTTGCGCGCGCAGTGGCTCACACGGGCCATTGATGACCTGACCGCGACACCGTTGAACCGGGTGCACGCGGCCTGGGTGTTGCCCGCATTGCTTCAGGCGTTGCTGGCGCATTGTCTGACGCATCCCCCCGAAGCCGTCTGGCCGTTCGCCGGCGCGGTTTGCCAGACGCTTTACTGGGCGCAGGCGGGCGTTGGGGGTGTCGCAGATGCTGAGACGCAGGCGTTGCGCAAGGCGTGGCACGACGCGTTGCCGGCGCATCTGCACAGTGCGTTGTCCGTCGACGGCACGGATGCCTTCGGACCGAAGTCCTTCGTGCTGATCAGTGCCGATGGCCGTGTTGGCATGCGTGTGCCGCAGCAGCTTCTGGCGGTGGGGCTCGAGGGTGACGCCCGCGACGGCGAACCCGCGGCGCAGACGGCGTCGACGGTGTCGAATACCGCGCACGCGACAGCATCTGAACCTGTGGTGCGAGGCGCGTCGACCGGCTGGCAGTGGCTGGGCGTTCGGGTGGCGACGTGCGAGAACGGGGCGGACGGCGTGGCAGACATGGGTAACGTGGACGGCCCGTATGCACCGGGTGATATGTCGCAACTCCATACGCTGATCCGCGACTTTGGATGTTTCCGTGACATCTGGCCGACGGAGCGTACGTTGTCGGCCTTCGTCCGCTTGCTCGGCAGGTGGCTTGGCGATGCGGGCGGTGATGCCGCGAATGCCATTCTCCATAGCGATACCGTGCCGGGCGCGCCGCTGCCATCCGTGGCGTTGTCGACGTCGGATCGCGTCGATGCGCTGGTCGGGAATGCCGCACGGCCGGACAGTGAGCGATTGCGACCCCTCGCACATCTCGATATCGATGACGTATTCCGGGCGGTCACGCTGACGCCGCCGCAGACCGAGGTAGCTGGCACATCCTCCCGGCAGGCCATACAAGCGACGCAACGCACGAGATTACTGGCGGTCGCAGCCGGGTTGACGTGGCTGGCCGTACAGCCGGAATGTCAGGCGACGCGCCACGCAGGCGCGCACGAGCCCCCCGAAAGCGCGCGTTTGGCGAAGAAGATGCCGGAGCAGACGGCCGACTTGCTCAAGCACTACGCACTGGCGGCGTTCAACGATGCTATGAGCCACGAGCGCGTATGGCGTGAGCTTCCGCAAAGCTGGGGCTTGCGTGCGAACCTCGCCGACCCTGCCTGTGATGTCGAGACCTTGGCAGGGGCCTTGGCCGGCTGGCTGGCCAGCCCCGCGATACAAGGCACAGCGGGGCTCTCGGGTTTGCTTGCGCAGACGCTGCCGTGGTTCTGGCTGGCCCGGCTGCCGCTCACACCTGCCGATACGGCGGCCTTGCTGGCCACGTCACAGTCGGCGAACACGACCGGAATGACGCCAATTTCACCCGATAATGCGCTGTAA
- the rfbD gene encoding dTDP-4-dehydrorhamnose reductase, giving the protein MTRRILLTGATGQVGWELARCLQGMGDVYAPARSEMDLLDTDSVVRTIRDFAPDLIVNPAAYTAVDRAETEEAAAYQVNAVVPGVMAEQAKRLGALVVHYSTDYVFDGTSSVPYREEEPTNPQNAYGRTKLAGEAAIAASGANHLVLRTSWVYGNRGANFLLTVQRLARERDELRIVADQHGAPTWCRTIAELTAQTLAQGSNEQGFDADFWHERSGVYHLTAAGQTTWHGFTEAILDLSAAEKRPNVVPIPTSAYPLPAKRPAYSVLDNDKLARTFGVRAPDWRDALNLCLG; this is encoded by the coding sequence ATGACGAGACGTATCCTGCTGACAGGCGCCACCGGACAAGTAGGCTGGGAATTGGCGCGTTGCCTGCAAGGCATGGGCGATGTCTACGCACCTGCGCGTAGCGAGATGGACCTGCTCGACACCGATAGCGTCGTGCGTACGATTCGTGACTTCGCCCCCGACCTGATCGTCAATCCGGCCGCCTACACGGCCGTCGATCGGGCGGAAACGGAAGAGGCGGCGGCGTATCAGGTCAATGCCGTGGTGCCCGGCGTCATGGCCGAGCAGGCCAAGCGTCTCGGCGCACTCGTCGTTCACTATTCCACCGACTACGTTTTCGATGGCACGTCCAGCGTGCCGTATCGTGAAGAAGAACCCACCAATCCGCAGAATGCCTACGGCCGCACCAAGCTGGCTGGCGAAGCGGCCATTGCGGCAAGCGGCGCGAACCACCTCGTGCTGCGCACGAGCTGGGTATACGGCAACCGCGGTGCCAACTTTCTGCTGACCGTGCAACGACTGGCACGCGAGCGCGACGAACTGCGTATCGTGGCCGACCAGCATGGCGCCCCGACCTGGTGTCGCACGATTGCCGAGTTGACCGCGCAGACGCTGGCACAAGGGTCGAACGAGCAGGGCTTCGACGCTGACTTCTGGCATGAGCGCAGTGGCGTCTACCACCTGACGGCGGCAGGTCAGACGACGTGGCACGGTTTCACCGAGGCCATTCTCGATCTGAGCGCGGCGGAGAAGCGTCCGAACGTTGTGCCGATTCCCACTTCGGCGTATCCGTTGCCGGCCAAGCGCCCGGCGTATTCGGTACTCGACAATGACAAGCTCGCTCGCACGTTTGGCGTACGCGCACCCGACTGGCGCGACGCGCTCAATCTCTGCCTCGGCTGA
- the ntrC gene encoding nitrogen regulation protein NR(I), producing the protein MKPIWIVDDDQSIRWVLEKALTRANLPVRSFTGPREASAALEHDSPQVLVSDIRMAGGSGLELLQMAKQRHPGLPVIIMTAFSDLDSAVAAFQGGAFEYLAKPFDVDRAVELILRAVEESLREATDDERITEEPEILGQASAMQDVFRAIGRLSHSSATVLITGESGSGKELVARALHRHSPRAAGPFIALNTAAIPKDLLESELFGHERGAFTGAQATRRGRFEQAENGTLFLDEIGDMPLDLQTRLLRVLSDGNYYRVGGHSPIKANVRVIAATHQNLEDRVRQGLFREDLYHRLNVIRLRLPSLRERNEDIPLLVRHFLQKSARDLGVETKRISEGALNHLTRFPFPGNVRQLENLSNWLTVMAPAQTVEIKDLPPEFQTLAPTSITGSGAPAPAYAAAVAAPANAAVSSPVGGVAGAAGAGYAGANGMSGGAGAAVPQNGANGASTAGDAAGADSWEPILRREVARLLRSASPDVMDQLTRRFETALINEALDFTRGRKVEAASRLGIGRNTITRKIQELGLET; encoded by the coding sequence ATGAAGCCGATCTGGATAGTAGACGACGACCAATCGATTCGATGGGTGCTTGAGAAGGCGCTGACACGCGCCAACTTGCCGGTGCGCAGCTTTACCGGCCCGCGCGAAGCCAGCGCTGCCCTCGAACACGACTCGCCGCAAGTGCTGGTCTCGGACATCCGCATGGCGGGCGGTTCCGGGCTCGAGCTTTTGCAAATGGCGAAACAACGCCACCCCGGCCTGCCGGTCATCATCATGACGGCGTTCTCGGATCTCGACAGCGCCGTTGCCGCGTTTCAGGGCGGGGCGTTCGAATACCTCGCCAAGCCCTTTGACGTGGATCGTGCGGTCGAACTGATTCTGCGGGCCGTGGAAGAAAGCCTGCGCGAAGCGACCGACGACGAGCGCATCACCGAAGAGCCCGAGATTCTTGGGCAGGCGAGCGCGATGCAGGACGTGTTCCGCGCCATCGGCCGCTTGTCGCATTCGAGTGCGACGGTGCTCATTACTGGTGAATCGGGCTCGGGCAAGGAACTCGTTGCCCGCGCGCTGCACCGGCATTCGCCGCGCGCTGCGGGGCCGTTCATCGCGCTCAATACGGCGGCGATTCCGAAAGATCTTCTGGAGTCCGAGCTGTTCGGTCACGAGCGTGGCGCGTTCACCGGTGCACAAGCCACCCGGCGCGGGCGCTTCGAACAGGCCGAGAACGGCACGCTGTTTCTCGATGAAATCGGCGACATGCCGCTCGATCTGCAAACGCGTCTGCTGCGTGTGCTCTCGGACGGCAACTATTACCGCGTGGGCGGGCACAGCCCGATCAAGGCGAACGTGCGCGTGATTGCCGCGACTCACCAGAATCTGGAAGATCGTGTGCGGCAGGGCCTGTTCCGTGAGGATTTGTACCACCGCCTCAACGTCATTCGCCTGCGCCTGCCGTCGCTGCGTGAGCGCAACGAAGACATTCCGCTGCTGGTGCGTCACTTCCTGCAAAAGAGTGCACGCGATCTCGGCGTCGAGACCAAGCGCATCAGCGAGGGCGCGCTCAACCATCTGACGCGCTTCCCGTTCCCGGGCAACGTGCGGCAGTTGGAGAACCTGAGCAACTGGCTCACGGTGATGGCGCCGGCACAAACCGTCGAAATCAAGGATCTGCCCCCGGAATTTCAGACGCTGGCACCAACTTCCATCACCGGCTCGGGTGCGCCCGCACCGGCTTACGCGGCGGCGGTAGCGGCGCCTGCAAACGCTGCGGTCAGTTCGCCGGTCGGTGGTGTGGCGGGTGCAGCGGGTGCCGGATACGCGGGCGCCAACGGCATGTCCGGTGGCGCGGGGGCTGCTGTCCCGCAGAACGGTGCGAATGGCGCATCGACAGCGGGTGATGCGGCGGGGGCGGATAGCTGGGAACCGATTTTGCGGCGCGAGGTGGCGAGGTTGCTGCGCTCGGCATCGCCGGATGTCATGGACCAGTTGACGCGTCGTTTCGAGACGGCTCTGATCAATGAGGCACTCGACTTCACGCGGGGTCGAAAAGTCGAGGCGGCAAGCCGTCTGGGCATCGGCCGCAACACTATTACCCGCAAGATTCAGGAGCTGGGGCTGGAAACCTGA